The DNA sequence TCATTAGCAAGAGCTTTTGTAGGATATAAATAAAGAGCAGTTGCATTTTTGTCTTGATTGAGTTTTTCAAATATTGGAATTGTAAAAGAAAGTGTTTTTCCAGATGAAGTGGATGTTGTTATTATAACATTTTCCCCTTCAATTAAGGCTTCTATTGCTTCACACTGATGGTTATAAAGCTTAATTTTCTTTTTGTTAAGATAATTATTTATTTTTGTAGAAAAAGCCTTCTTTACTTCTCCAAAAATGGGATTTTTTTGGGGTAATATTTCAATATGTTCTATTCTTTTTTTGTATCTTGGATTTTCTTTTAGGAATTTTAATACTTTTTCTATAAAGTTTTCCATTCTTCGTGTAATTTTGAGAAGATTTTGGTAAGAGTTAGAAGGTCCTGCCTATTATGCTCAATTATTGGAATTAATGGACCTGGATTTCTATTTCTTAAGTATGTGTTATAAAATTCCGGAACAAGAGCACTTGGAACATTTACTTTTCTATTTAGGCCAAGGAGTTTTTTTTCTAATGTTGTTAATCTATAATCCGGAAGTTTTTCTTTCCAAGCTCTCCTTGTAAAGAAAAGAAGGTCAAAGTGAAGATTATCAAAATTCTTTTTTATTCCATAATATGCAAGGCGCTCTTTTATATAAGGGATATCAAAGGTTCTTCCATTAAATGAAACTATAGCAGAGTTCTCTTTTAAATTGGTAAGGAAGCTTAAAAGAGCAGCAGGTTCTTCTTTAATCTCGCGGACAAGATACTGATTTATTAAGGCTTCGTTTCCTTTTACATGTAAAACTCCGTAAAGGATAATAGGCCTTGTAAAAAGCCCCATTGTTTCTACATCTAAGATAATGAAATTCTCTTTTTCGCAAAAGCAAGAAATTTGGAAATTTAGAGGATGAGAGCTTGGGAATCTTTCCTTAATTGCCTCAATAATCCCCTTTATATTGTTAGTATTAATAAGCTTAAGAAGTCTTTTTGCGCTTTCTCCAAAGCGTGGATGGTTTTTTAAATCTTCCAATGTTTTATAACCTTTATGTTTTAATAGATTCTCGTTTTTTTCTCTTATCCCATAGATTAACTTGAAGTTTAGGAGTAAATTCTCTTTTATCTTATTTTGATTAATTATATTCAGGTTCAATTTCTCTATACTTTTAACAAGGTAACATTTTCCCCTTTCTGTTTCTATTTCTTCTCCTGGGATTACTTCTTCCAGGTTTTTCCCCTTATATTTTTCTACCAACATCTGTTTTAATCTTTGTGCATATTTATACTCATAAAAGTTTATCCCGTAGGCAAAGTAAGGAAATTTGAAATCTTCTTCCTTATCAATAATTTCATATTCTCTCTTATCTAAGATTTCTTTCCATTTTTTCCCTATTTGAGTAAGATCTATTCTTTGGTTTTTTATATTCATCTTTAACTTTTGCTTTTTTAATATTCTACATTCACTATTTATTTGTCAACTGGATTAAGTTTCTCTTGACAAAATTTTGTGCTCAAATATTCTTTTTAAAGTAGGTTTTAGATAAAATGCGGATAAAAATAATAGAAGTTGGTCCATTAAGGACAAATTGTTATATAATAACACAGCAGGGGATAGGAATAATTATAGATCCTGGGGGAGAGGAAGATAAAATAATTAAAGGGGTGAAAGACTTTAAGATAAAAATGATACTCCTTACTCATAACCACTTTGACCATATAGATGCTTTAGTTCCTGTTGCTAAAGCCACAGGAGCTCTTATTGCAATTCATCCTTTAGATTCTATTAATATTTCATTTAGAGAACTCAAGGATGGAGAAAGGCTTTCTTTTGAGAATAGAGATATTTTAGTGATTCATACACCAGGGCACACTCCTGGTAGTTGTTGTTTCTATATTAATGGATTTCTTTTTTCGGGAGATACTATATTTGCTGGTGGTTGGGGTAATACAATGTTTCCGGGAGGGAATGAAGAGGTTCTTTTTGATAGCATTAGAAATAAAATAATGAACTTGCCAGAAGAGACAATTATTTATCCGGGGCATGGAGAAAATACAATTTTGGGAAAAGAGAAGCCTTTGTACTTTTAAGAAGATGTTAAGAAGGAATAAGAATCTAAGGATAGAGTGGAAGCCTATCCCAGAGATTGAGGAAGAATGGAATGGAATTTTTAAACTCACAGAAGAAAAAGCTCCTTTTCTTTCTTTTGGATGGTTTTATTCTTTAAGTAAATATTTATTGAAGAAAGATTTTAATGTTATGGTTTTATATGATGAATCTGAAATCGTTGGAATTATTCCAGGAGAAATAAAAAATAGAAAACTTTCATTAATTGGAGACGAGAGAGTGACGGATTTAAATGGAATCTTATTTAATCCTAAATATTCAGAAGATGTAATTAATACTTTGTCTTCCTTTATAAAAGAGAAAGAATTAAGATTTGAACTATATCCAATTCTTCCTGAATCTCCTCTTATGAAGATTTTTCCAAATGAGTCTAAAAAAGAATTAGTTAATATAATTCCAATTTTGAAGCTTCCAAGAAGTTGGGAAGAGTATTTAGAGAATTTACCTTCAAAAGAGAGACATGAGGTAAGAAGAAAATTAAGGAAAGTAGAAGGGTTAAAGATAAGGAGCCTTAAGGGAGAGGAAATAAAAGAGTTATTTATAATGATGGAGTCTTTCCCTCAAAAAAGAGAGTTTCTAACTAAAAATATGAAAAAATTTTTTTTAAATCTTGCTTTATACTTGGAAGGGGAAAAACTCTTAAGATTAAAGGCTTCTTTTTATAAAAGAGAGATTTTAGCGATCTTATTTTGTTTCCAGAGTGAAAATACAATTTATGCTTTTAATTCTGCATATAACACTAAATTTTATAAACTTTCTCCAGGTTTTGTTTCTTTTGCAATGGATATAAAAGAAGCTATTGAAGAAGGATTTACTTATTATAATTTTCTTAGAGGAGAGGAGAGATTTAAATTTGACCTTGGTGCAAGGAAAACATACACATGGAAAATAAAAAGATGAGAATCTGCGTTATTTCATATCACTCGTCACTTCTTCATCCTGTGGGAGAGGGATTCACTGGGGGAATGGATATTTATCTTTCCAATTTATATAGAAGGTTAAGTAAGGATTTAGAGGTGGATATTATGTGTAGGGGAGAGGGAAATAGAAGGAAAATTGAAAATTGTAATTTAATATATATTAACTCTATAAAACCAGAGGATTTTTCAGAAAAAATCATTCATTTTTTGAGTAAGAAAAGATACCACCTCATTCACTCCCATTACTGGCTTTCTGGAATTGTTGCCATGAAAATAAAAGAGCTATTCCCTTTTATTCCCTGGGTTCATACTTTTCATACAATTGAAGCTTTAAAGGGAATTTCAAAGGATTCTTTAAGGATGGATATAGAAGAAGAAATAATTAGAAAATGTGATTTGATAATCTCCTCTACTTTAAAAGAAAAAAATTGGATAAAAAAGATTTCTCCAAAAGCCTTTGTGGAGGTAATTCTTCCCGGTGTATCTTTTAATGATTTTCCTTTTAAGAAAGACGGAAGTAAAAATATCCTCTTTGTGGGAAGATTAGATCCTATAAAAGGAGTTGACATTCTCATTGAATCCCTAAGGTTTTTAAAAGGGGATTTTTCCTTGACCATAGTTGGTGGCCCTTCGAAAGATGAATCTTATTTTGAATACTTAAAATCTATAGCGCAAAATTATCCCGTGAGATTTTTAGGAAGAATTCCTCACGAAAAGCTATATAAGATTTATTGGGAGTCTTGTATGTTGGTTCTCCCTTCTTATTATGAGTCTTTTGGTCTTGTAGTTTTAGAGGCAATGAGCTCTGGAAGACCTGTTGTTGGTTTCTCTGATACATCTATTTCTGAAATTTTAGGAAAAAGAGGAGTTCTTACAGAAAGGAAACCCAAAAGCTTAGGAGAGGCTATTAATTTTCTTCTTTCTAATCCCTCTAAGAGAAGTGAACTTGGTGTAGAGTTAAAAAATAGGGTTTTGAAATTTAGTTGGGAGGAAACTGGAAGGAGGTATATTGAAGCCTATGAGAAAATTATCAAGAATCACTCTATTGGTAATGGCGCATCCTGATGATCCTGAGATGAGTTGTGGAGGGAGTGTTGCGAAATGGGTAAAAGAGGGGGAGGTTTATTATGTTATTGTTTCTGATGGAGGAAAAGGGAGTTGGAATAAAGATGAGAAACCTTATTCTGTATCAAATAAAAGAGAGGAAGAACAAGAAAGATCAGCTAAATATCTTGGAGTTAAAAGAGTGATATTCTTACAACATCCAGATGGAGAATTGGAAAATATTCCTACCCTAAAAATTGAAATTGCTGCTCTTATAAGGAAAATAAAACCATATAGAATAGTGACAAACGATCCTTGGGCAAGATTTTTTCATCCTGATCATAGAATTGTAGGACTTGCAGTAATTAGTGGAATTATGATTGCAAGAGACTGGCATTTTTATCCTTTTTTAAGAGAAATAGGTTTAAATCCCTTTAGACCAGAAAAATTATTACTTACTCCAACAGATACACCTAATCTTATAATGGATATAACAGAAACGATAGAAAAGAAAATAAAAGCTCTTAGATTTCATAAAAGTCAGATAGAAAATCATCCTAAGTGGGAAAACAATATTAGAAAATGGGCAAGAGAGATTGCGAAGAATTCTGATTTTGAATATGGAGAGGCTTTTTATGAAATGGATCTTTAAGATTAAAAACAATGATTTAGAATTAGATAGGTATGATTATTATATTCTCTTATTTTTCTTGGTAGGGGAAAATCAAGTTCTATACCTTGACGGATAATTAAAACAGTATTTTTGGAAAAATCTATTTCTACTCCAAAGATAGCTCTTTGCTCAGTTTCTTTTTTTTCGTTTAATTCTCTTCGCGTTTTTTGGAATCCTGTTTCAAAAGAAATCAACTCTGATTTAGAAAAATTCCAAATTAAACTCATTCCCAACCACCTTCTTTTATAAAAAAGAGAGTCCTTCTCAATTGCTTTCCAATTCATTGGTAGTCCTAAATAAAATAAATTTTTTTGTGAGAGTTTTATATTTACAAAAGGTTCTGTAAAAAGGTTTATTTTCTTTTCTTTCAATGTATCCATTTTTGAAAATTCTAAGAGGATTCCCGGGTGAAACTTTTCAATCAACCTGTAATAAAGAATGTTTGTTATTTCCATATTTCCTTTATCAAGACTTTTATAATAATTGTAAAACAAATCGGCTTCTCCATTGCTTATAATACCTTCCAAATTAATTTTAATAGGGGTTTCTTCTAAGTAATTATTATTTTGAGAAAGTATATTTAAAGAGTGATTGTTTTTTATTTCTTTCCAGAATCCAATTCCAATCCCTATGTATTTTTCTTTTGAAATAAGGAGAGAAAGGGAAAGAGGATTTTTGCTATTTACCCATCTTAATCTGAATAAATGCTCTTCTTCAAATTCATCTTCTTCCTTTTTGCTGAAATTATATTGAAGAAAAAAAACTTGA is a window from the candidate division WOR-3 bacterium genome containing:
- a CDS encoding ribonuclease H-like domain-containing protein translates to MNIKNQRIDLTQIGKKWKEILDKREYEIIDKEEDFKFPYFAYGINFYEYKYAQRLKQMLVEKYKGKNLEEVIPGEEIETERGKCYLVKSIEKLNLNIINQNKIKENLLLNFKLIYGIREKNENLLKHKGYKTLEDLKNHPRFGESAKRLLKLINTNNIKGIIEAIKERFPSSHPLNFQISCFCEKENFIILDVETMGLFTRPIILYGVLHVKGNEALINQYLVREIKEEPAALLSFLTNLKENSAIVSFNGRTFDIPYIKERLAYYGIKKNFDNLHFDLLFFTRRAWKEKLPDYRLTTLEKKLLGLNRKVNVPSALVPEFYNTYLRNRNPGPLIPIIEHNRQDLLTLTKIFSKLHEEWKTL
- a CDS encoding MBL fold metallo-hydrolase; amino-acid sequence: MRIKIIEVGPLRTNCYIITQQGIGIIIDPGGEEDKIIKGVKDFKIKMILLTHNHFDHIDALVPVAKATGALIAIHPLDSINISFRELKDGERLSFENRDILVIHTPGHTPGSCCFYINGFLFSGDTIFAGGWGNTMFPGGNEEVLFDSIRNKIMNLPEETIIYPGHGENTILGKEKPLYF
- a CDS encoding GNAT family N-acetyltransferase; translated protein: MLRRNKNLRIEWKPIPEIEEEWNGIFKLTEEKAPFLSFGWFYSLSKYLLKKDFNVMVLYDESEIVGIIPGEIKNRKLSLIGDERVTDLNGILFNPKYSEDVINTLSSFIKEKELRFELYPILPESPLMKIFPNESKKELVNIIPILKLPRSWEEYLENLPSKERHEVRRKLRKVEGLKIRSLKGEEIKELFIMMESFPQKREFLTKNMKKFFLNLALYLEGEKLLRLKASFYKREILAILFCFQSENTIYAFNSAYNTKFYKLSPGFVSFAMDIKEAIEEGFTYYNFLRGEERFKFDLGARKTYTWKIKR
- a CDS encoding glycosyltransferase yields the protein MENKKMRICVISYHSSLLHPVGEGFTGGMDIYLSNLYRRLSKDLEVDIMCRGEGNRRKIENCNLIYINSIKPEDFSEKIIHFLSKKRYHLIHSHYWLSGIVAMKIKELFPFIPWVHTFHTIEALKGISKDSLRMDIEEEIIRKCDLIISSTLKEKNWIKKISPKAFVEVILPGVSFNDFPFKKDGSKNILFVGRLDPIKGVDILIESLRFLKGDFSLTIVGGPSKDESYFEYLKSIAQNYPVRFLGRIPHEKLYKIYWESCMLVLPSYYESFGLVVLEAMSSGRPVVGFSDTSISEILGKRGVLTERKPKSLGEAINFLLSNPSKRSELGVELKNRVLKFSWEETGRRYIEAYEKIIKNHSIGNGAS
- a CDS encoding PIG-L deacetylase family protein, producing MRKLSRITLLVMAHPDDPEMSCGGSVAKWVKEGEVYYVIVSDGGKGSWNKDEKPYSVSNKREEEQERSAKYLGVKRVIFLQHPDGELENIPTLKIEIAALIRKIKPYRIVTNDPWARFFHPDHRIVGLAVISGIMIARDWHFYPFLREIGLNPFRPEKLLLTPTDTPNLIMDITETIEKKIKALRFHKSQIENHPKWENNIRKWAREIAKNSDFEYGEAFYEMDL